A window from Prinia subflava isolate CZ2003 ecotype Zambia chromosome Z, Cam_Psub_1.2, whole genome shotgun sequence encodes these proteins:
- the MTMR12 gene encoding myotubularin-related protein 12 isoform X3, with amino-acid sequence MQEDGSNRGTYGKLVCTNFKISFLDDDSASDDNEPQFKNKIVGENDITLQCVDQIYGVYDEKKKLLTGQLRKYPEKLIIYCKDLRVFNFCLRYTKEEEVKRIVSGIVHHSQTPKLLKRLFLFSYASAAPNNTDGRNQTVMFETLEDWRDELERTKGNVKYKAVTTNEGYRVSEKLPLYFVVPICISEESILKYEGRGIPIWCWSCHNGAALLKMSTFPKEQDDSTSQMQKAFLDGIYKTISKPPYELLKLDDLSSSLPSLQDIQTAYTRFKQLFLIDNSTDFWATDVKWFSLLESTNWLEIIRRVLKKAIEVAECLEIQHTNVLLIEESATDLCCVISSLVQVMMDSYSRTKSGFQSLIQKEWVVGGHGFLDRCNHLHKSEKEEAPVFLLLLNCVWQLVQQYPPAFEFTETYLTVLSDSLYVPIFSTFFFNSQHQRDTNKSGESLKTQSGPFRFLTVWDWAVQFDPKAQAFLNNPLYAEKPKPDKSQRKTSRFKHQRQLSLPLTQAKPSTKRGFFREETDHLIKNILGKRIGKFINSADEPPNSVREFYDSWHSKPVDYHGLLLPRIDGPEIKVWAQRYLRWIPEAQLHGGGTIATAAKILDLMEEVQSLQVKMDEEHSHAVSGDIHSVPMLRNSARLSSLFPFALLQRQSVKPALPTSTWKDLEDEDDLVKRDDEFVDLSGDML; translated from the exons ATGCAAGAAGACGGGTCAAATCGTGGCACTTACGGGAAACTCGTGTGCACaaactttaaaatttctttccttgatGATGATTCTGCTTCAGATGATAAT GAGCCACAATTTAAGAATAAGATTGTAGGAGAAAATGACATAACTCTGCAATGCGTAGATCAAATATATGGAG tttatgatgagaaaaagaaacttctaACAGGACAGCTAAGAAAATACCCTGAGAAGTTAATTATCTACTGTAAAGACCTTAGAGTATTTAACTTCTGCCTGAGGTACAcaaaagaagaggaagtgaAAAGG ATCGTCAGTGGTATAGTTCACCATAGCCAGACTCCTAAGCTGCTTAAACGTTTGTTTCTGTTCTCTTATGCATCAGCTGCTCCAAACAACACAG ATGGGAGAAACCAAACTGTGATGTTTGAGACCCTCGAGGACTGGCGTGATGAGCTGGAGCGGACCAAAGgaaatgtgaaatacaaagcagTGACCACCAATGAAGGCTACAGAGTCTCTGAAAA GCTGCCTTTGTATTTTGTTGTTCCCATATGCATTTCTGAAGAGAGTATCTTGAAGTATGAAGGCAGAGGCATTCCT ATTTGGTGTTGGTCTTGCCATAATGGTGCTGCTCTTCTCAAAATGTCCACATTTCCCAAAGAACAGGATGACAGCACTTCACAAATGCAAAAGGCCTTCTTGGATGG AATCTATAAGACAATTAGCAAACCTCCCTATGAGCTCCTGAAACTCGATGACTTGTCAAGCAGCCTTCCATCTCTGCAAGATATCCAGACTGCATATACAAGATTTAAACAGCTGTTTTTGATAG ATAACAGTACAGACTTCTGGGCAACTGATGTGAAATGGTTTTCATTACTGGAGAGCACAAACTGGCTAGAAATAATCAG GAGAGTCTTGAAGAAAGCAATAGAAGTTGCTGAGTGTCTGGAAATACAGCATACAAATGTTCTCCTCATAG AAGAGAGTGCTACTGATCTGTGCTGTGTAATCTCAAGTCTGGTTCAAGTGATGATGGATTCATACAGCAGAACAAAGTCAGGGTTTCAGAGCCTTATTCAGAAGGAATGGGTGGTTGGAGGACATGGCTTTTTGGATCGTTGTAACCACTTACACAAAAGTGAGAAAGAGGAg GCTcctgtttttctgctcttgCTGAATTGTGTTTGGCAGCTGGTACAACAGTATCCTCCAGCATTTGAGTTCACAGAAACTTACTTAACTGTCTTGTCAGACAGCCTCTATGTGCCTATTTTTAGCACTTTCTTCTTCAACTCTCAACATCAAAGAGACACTAATAAG AGTGGAGAAAGCCTCAAGACACAAAGTGGTCCTTTCAGATTCCTTACTGTGTGGGACTGGGCTGTGCAGTTTGACCCCAAGGCCCAGGCTTTTCTGAACAACCCTCTTTATGCagagaaaccaaaaccagataAAAGTCAACGGAAGACTTCACGGTTCAAA cATCAACGGCAACTTTCTTTGCCACTGACACAGGCAAAGCCTTCCACGAAGAGAGGATTTTTCAGGGAGGAAACAgatcatttaattaaaaacattctGGGCAAAAGAATTGGCAAGTTCATAAATTCTGCAGATGAACCCCCTAATAGCGTAAGGGAGTTTTATGATAGCTGGCATAGCAAGCCTGTTGACTACCACGGTCTGCTGTTGCCGCGCATCGATGGCCCCGAGATCAAAGTCTGGGCACAGCGTTACCTACGATGGATTCCTGAGGCCCAGCTTCATGGTGGTGGAACAATAGCTACAGCTGCCAAGATTTTGGACTTGATGGAGGAGGTGCAAAGCTTGCAGGTGAAAATGGATGAAGAACACAGTCATGCTGTTTCTGGAGACATACATTCTGTTCCCATGTTGAGAAATTCTGCCCGTTTATCATCCTTGTTTCCATTTGCTTTGCTTCAGAGACAGTCTGTCAAACCAGCCTTACCCACTAGCACCTGGAAAGACTTGGAAGATGAAGATGACTTGGTCAAGAGGGATGATGAATTTGTTGATCTAAGTGGGGATATGTTATAA
- the MTMR12 gene encoding myotubularin-related protein 12 isoform X2 gives MGGAGSVMRLGVAALPRDRSFRCLPARDERWEAPPPPRAGAMLGGGARAAKPSFVSYISPEEIHIKEPIEKEVNPHLLPGELLLCEASTVYKYMQEDGSNRGTYGKLVCTNFKISFLDDDSASDDNEPQFKNKIVGENDITLQCVDQIYGVYDEKKKLLTGQLRKYPEKLIIYCKDLRVFNFCLRYTKEEEVKRIVSGIVHHSQTPKLLKRLFLFSYASAAPNNTDGRNQTVMFETLEDWRDELERTKGNVKYKAVTTNEGYRVSEKLPLYFVVPICISEESILKYEGRGIPIWCWSCHNGAALLKMSTFPKEQDDSTSQMQKAFLDGIYKTISKPPYELLKLDDLSSSLPSLQDIQTAYTRFKQLFLIDNSTDFWATDVKWFSLLESTNWLEIIRRVLKKAIEVAECLEIQHTNVLLIEESATDLCCVISSLVQVMMDSYSRTKSGFQSLIQKEWVVGGHGFLDRCNHLHKSEKEEAPVFLLLLNCVWQLVQQYPPAFEFTETYLTVLSDSLYVPIFSTFFFNSQHQRDTNKSGESLKTQSGPFRFLTVWDWAVQFDPKAQAFLNNPLYAEKPKPDKSQRKTSRFKHQRQLSLPLTQAKPSTKRGFFREETDHLIKNILGKRIGKFINSADEPPNSVREFYDSWHSKPVDYHGLLLPRIDGPEIKVWAQRYLRWIPEAQLHGGGTIATAAKILDLMEEVQSLQVKMDEEHSHAVSGDIHSVPMLRNSARLSSLFPFALLQRQSVKPALPTSTWKDLEDEDDLVKRDDEFVDLSGDML, from the exons ATGGGCGGCGCCGGCTCCGTGATGCGGCTCGGCGTCGCCGCGCTGCCGCGGGATCGCTCCTTCCGCTGCCTCCCCGCTCGGGACGAGCGCTGGGaagcgccgccgccgccgcgggccgGGGCCATGTTGGGCGGCGGGGCCAGGGCGGCCAAGCCGTCCTTCGTGTCGTACATCAGCCCGGAG GAAATACACATAAAGGAACCCATAGAAAAGGAAGTAAATCCTCACTTACTACCAG GTGAACTGCTGCTTTGTGAAGCCAGCACAGTGTACAAGTACATGCAAGAAGACGGGTCAAATCGTGGCACTTACGGGAAACTCGTGTGCACaaactttaaaatttctttccttgatGATGATTCTGCTTCAGATGATAAT GAGCCACAATTTAAGAATAAGATTGTAGGAGAAAATGACATAACTCTGCAATGCGTAGATCAAATATATGGAG tttatgatgagaaaaagaaacttctaACAGGACAGCTAAGAAAATACCCTGAGAAGTTAATTATCTACTGTAAAGACCTTAGAGTATTTAACTTCTGCCTGAGGTACAcaaaagaagaggaagtgaAAAGG ATCGTCAGTGGTATAGTTCACCATAGCCAGACTCCTAAGCTGCTTAAACGTTTGTTTCTGTTCTCTTATGCATCAGCTGCTCCAAACAACACAG ATGGGAGAAACCAAACTGTGATGTTTGAGACCCTCGAGGACTGGCGTGATGAGCTGGAGCGGACCAAAGgaaatgtgaaatacaaagcagTGACCACCAATGAAGGCTACAGAGTCTCTGAAAA GCTGCCTTTGTATTTTGTTGTTCCCATATGCATTTCTGAAGAGAGTATCTTGAAGTATGAAGGCAGAGGCATTCCT ATTTGGTGTTGGTCTTGCCATAATGGTGCTGCTCTTCTCAAAATGTCCACATTTCCCAAAGAACAGGATGACAGCACTTCACAAATGCAAAAGGCCTTCTTGGATGG AATCTATAAGACAATTAGCAAACCTCCCTATGAGCTCCTGAAACTCGATGACTTGTCAAGCAGCCTTCCATCTCTGCAAGATATCCAGACTGCATATACAAGATTTAAACAGCTGTTTTTGATAG ATAACAGTACAGACTTCTGGGCAACTGATGTGAAATGGTTTTCATTACTGGAGAGCACAAACTGGCTAGAAATAATCAG GAGAGTCTTGAAGAAAGCAATAGAAGTTGCTGAGTGTCTGGAAATACAGCATACAAATGTTCTCCTCATAG AAGAGAGTGCTACTGATCTGTGCTGTGTAATCTCAAGTCTGGTTCAAGTGATGATGGATTCATACAGCAGAACAAAGTCAGGGTTTCAGAGCCTTATTCAGAAGGAATGGGTGGTTGGAGGACATGGCTTTTTGGATCGTTGTAACCACTTACACAAAAGTGAGAAAGAGGAg GCTcctgtttttctgctcttgCTGAATTGTGTTTGGCAGCTGGTACAACAGTATCCTCCAGCATTTGAGTTCACAGAAACTTACTTAACTGTCTTGTCAGACAGCCTCTATGTGCCTATTTTTAGCACTTTCTTCTTCAACTCTCAACATCAAAGAGACACTAATAAG AGTGGAGAAAGCCTCAAGACACAAAGTGGTCCTTTCAGATTCCTTACTGTGTGGGACTGGGCTGTGCAGTTTGACCCCAAGGCCCAGGCTTTTCTGAACAACCCTCTTTATGCagagaaaccaaaaccagataAAAGTCAACGGAAGACTTCACGGTTCAAA cATCAACGGCAACTTTCTTTGCCACTGACACAGGCAAAGCCTTCCACGAAGAGAGGATTTTTCAGGGAGGAAACAgatcatttaattaaaaacattctGGGCAAAAGAATTGGCAAGTTCATAAATTCTGCAGATGAACCCCCTAATAGCGTAAGGGAGTTTTATGATAGCTGGCATAGCAAGCCTGTTGACTACCACGGTCTGCTGTTGCCGCGCATCGATGGCCCCGAGATCAAAGTCTGGGCACAGCGTTACCTACGATGGATTCCTGAGGCCCAGCTTCATGGTGGTGGAACAATAGCTACAGCTGCCAAGATTTTGGACTTGATGGAGGAGGTGCAAAGCTTGCAGGTGAAAATGGATGAAGAACACAGTCATGCTGTTTCTGGAGACATACATTCTGTTCCCATGTTGAGAAATTCTGCCCGTTTATCATCCTTGTTTCCATTTGCTTTGCTTCAGAGACAGTCTGTCAAACCAGCCTTACCCACTAGCACCTGGAAAGACTTGGAAGATGAAGATGACTTGGTCAAGAGGGATGATGAATTTGTTGATCTAAGTGGGGATATGTTATAA
- the MTMR12 gene encoding myotubularin-related protein 12 isoform X1, which translates to MGGAGSVMRLGVAALPRDRSFRCLPARDERWEAPPPPRAGAMLGGGARAAKPSFVSYISPEHHFTFCSEIHIKEPIEKEVNPHLLPGELLLCEASTVYKYMQEDGSNRGTYGKLVCTNFKISFLDDDSASDDNEPQFKNKIVGENDITLQCVDQIYGVYDEKKKLLTGQLRKYPEKLIIYCKDLRVFNFCLRYTKEEEVKRIVSGIVHHSQTPKLLKRLFLFSYASAAPNNTDGRNQTVMFETLEDWRDELERTKGNVKYKAVTTNEGYRVSEKLPLYFVVPICISEESILKYEGRGIPIWCWSCHNGAALLKMSTFPKEQDDSTSQMQKAFLDGIYKTISKPPYELLKLDDLSSSLPSLQDIQTAYTRFKQLFLIDNSTDFWATDVKWFSLLESTNWLEIIRRVLKKAIEVAECLEIQHTNVLLIEESATDLCCVISSLVQVMMDSYSRTKSGFQSLIQKEWVVGGHGFLDRCNHLHKSEKEEAPVFLLLLNCVWQLVQQYPPAFEFTETYLTVLSDSLYVPIFSTFFFNSQHQRDTNKSGESLKTQSGPFRFLTVWDWAVQFDPKAQAFLNNPLYAEKPKPDKSQRKTSRFKHQRQLSLPLTQAKPSTKRGFFREETDHLIKNILGKRIGKFINSADEPPNSVREFYDSWHSKPVDYHGLLLPRIDGPEIKVWAQRYLRWIPEAQLHGGGTIATAAKILDLMEEVQSLQVKMDEEHSHAVSGDIHSVPMLRNSARLSSLFPFALLQRQSVKPALPTSTWKDLEDEDDLVKRDDEFVDLSGDML; encoded by the exons ATGGGCGGCGCCGGCTCCGTGATGCGGCTCGGCGTCGCCGCGCTGCCGCGGGATCGCTCCTTCCGCTGCCTCCCCGCTCGGGACGAGCGCTGGGaagcgccgccgccgccgcgggccgGGGCCATGTTGGGCGGCGGGGCCAGGGCGGCCAAGCCGTCCTTCGTGTCGTACATCAGCCCGGAG CATCACTTCACGTTCTGCTCG GAAATACACATAAAGGAACCCATAGAAAAGGAAGTAAATCCTCACTTACTACCAG GTGAACTGCTGCTTTGTGAAGCCAGCACAGTGTACAAGTACATGCAAGAAGACGGGTCAAATCGTGGCACTTACGGGAAACTCGTGTGCACaaactttaaaatttctttccttgatGATGATTCTGCTTCAGATGATAAT GAGCCACAATTTAAGAATAAGATTGTAGGAGAAAATGACATAACTCTGCAATGCGTAGATCAAATATATGGAG tttatgatgagaaaaagaaacttctaACAGGACAGCTAAGAAAATACCCTGAGAAGTTAATTATCTACTGTAAAGACCTTAGAGTATTTAACTTCTGCCTGAGGTACAcaaaagaagaggaagtgaAAAGG ATCGTCAGTGGTATAGTTCACCATAGCCAGACTCCTAAGCTGCTTAAACGTTTGTTTCTGTTCTCTTATGCATCAGCTGCTCCAAACAACACAG ATGGGAGAAACCAAACTGTGATGTTTGAGACCCTCGAGGACTGGCGTGATGAGCTGGAGCGGACCAAAGgaaatgtgaaatacaaagcagTGACCACCAATGAAGGCTACAGAGTCTCTGAAAA GCTGCCTTTGTATTTTGTTGTTCCCATATGCATTTCTGAAGAGAGTATCTTGAAGTATGAAGGCAGAGGCATTCCT ATTTGGTGTTGGTCTTGCCATAATGGTGCTGCTCTTCTCAAAATGTCCACATTTCCCAAAGAACAGGATGACAGCACTTCACAAATGCAAAAGGCCTTCTTGGATGG AATCTATAAGACAATTAGCAAACCTCCCTATGAGCTCCTGAAACTCGATGACTTGTCAAGCAGCCTTCCATCTCTGCAAGATATCCAGACTGCATATACAAGATTTAAACAGCTGTTTTTGATAG ATAACAGTACAGACTTCTGGGCAACTGATGTGAAATGGTTTTCATTACTGGAGAGCACAAACTGGCTAGAAATAATCAG GAGAGTCTTGAAGAAAGCAATAGAAGTTGCTGAGTGTCTGGAAATACAGCATACAAATGTTCTCCTCATAG AAGAGAGTGCTACTGATCTGTGCTGTGTAATCTCAAGTCTGGTTCAAGTGATGATGGATTCATACAGCAGAACAAAGTCAGGGTTTCAGAGCCTTATTCAGAAGGAATGGGTGGTTGGAGGACATGGCTTTTTGGATCGTTGTAACCACTTACACAAAAGTGAGAAAGAGGAg GCTcctgtttttctgctcttgCTGAATTGTGTTTGGCAGCTGGTACAACAGTATCCTCCAGCATTTGAGTTCACAGAAACTTACTTAACTGTCTTGTCAGACAGCCTCTATGTGCCTATTTTTAGCACTTTCTTCTTCAACTCTCAACATCAAAGAGACACTAATAAG AGTGGAGAAAGCCTCAAGACACAAAGTGGTCCTTTCAGATTCCTTACTGTGTGGGACTGGGCTGTGCAGTTTGACCCCAAGGCCCAGGCTTTTCTGAACAACCCTCTTTATGCagagaaaccaaaaccagataAAAGTCAACGGAAGACTTCACGGTTCAAA cATCAACGGCAACTTTCTTTGCCACTGACACAGGCAAAGCCTTCCACGAAGAGAGGATTTTTCAGGGAGGAAACAgatcatttaattaaaaacattctGGGCAAAAGAATTGGCAAGTTCATAAATTCTGCAGATGAACCCCCTAATAGCGTAAGGGAGTTTTATGATAGCTGGCATAGCAAGCCTGTTGACTACCACGGTCTGCTGTTGCCGCGCATCGATGGCCCCGAGATCAAAGTCTGGGCACAGCGTTACCTACGATGGATTCCTGAGGCCCAGCTTCATGGTGGTGGAACAATAGCTACAGCTGCCAAGATTTTGGACTTGATGGAGGAGGTGCAAAGCTTGCAGGTGAAAATGGATGAAGAACACAGTCATGCTGTTTCTGGAGACATACATTCTGTTCCCATGTTGAGAAATTCTGCCCGTTTATCATCCTTGTTTCCATTTGCTTTGCTTCAGAGACAGTCTGTCAAACCAGCCTTACCCACTAGCACCTGGAAAGACTTGGAAGATGAAGATGACTTGGTCAAGAGGGATGATGAATTTGTTGATCTAAGTGGGGATATGTTATAA